A single genomic interval of Polyangium spumosum harbors:
- a CDS encoding OPT family oligopeptide transporter translates to MSSVPASVTNEPRGEAPVADAAGVTDEVWYDRVFRPLERQFTLRAVVFGCVIGSVLSAANLYTGLTIGITYSASITAAISAWLLFRLWRGVARGPAFTVLENNTMQTAASAAAAMAGAGMVSAMPALMIVTGQRLSLLQITAWLVSAALLGLLFAIPLKRQMINRENLKFPSGVAAAQMTLALHGEGEGGTKKAVALMVAAGIGATLVFTRGVLGFVPDTVPFAFASLGALGLARLTLGLDMSLMTLGSGALVGLRTAAWMAVGATLCWAGVVPWAVGRGFVTPTPAAPNLYGDAVGYCVWPGVAMLVVGGLVSFALKGGSIVTAMRSIGSIGAKAPGEADPRDVEVPSRWLGWGLAAAAILAITTQWFVLGMHPATTLFAIVLAGALALVGTRTLGETDVNPLGPMAMVSQLLFAVLAPGQTHVSLMAAGLTNAGANSCGDMMQDLKTGRILGASPQKQLFAQLFGITVGGLVTALVFLTAFPLELLGTKYPAPGVQMFKGTAELLARGFAGLPPHAALAMAIAAALAAVCTLASELGPKRLAAWVPSSMGLGLSFILPASTSYTLFLGAAIGAIVARFFPRKDALYTTATASGLVAGESVMGVAVAIWAAGRI, encoded by the coding sequence ATGTCGAGCGTGCCCGCCTCCGTCACGAACGAGCCTCGCGGCGAGGCGCCCGTGGCCGATGCCGCAGGCGTGACGGACGAGGTCTGGTACGACCGGGTCTTTCGGCCCCTGGAGCGGCAGTTCACGCTGCGCGCCGTGGTGTTCGGGTGCGTGATCGGCTCGGTCCTCTCCGCGGCGAACCTCTACACGGGGCTGACGATCGGCATCACGTACAGCGCCTCGATCACGGCGGCGATCTCGGCGTGGCTCCTCTTCCGGCTCTGGCGCGGTGTCGCGCGGGGGCCCGCGTTCACGGTGCTCGAGAACAACACCATGCAGACCGCCGCCTCCGCCGCGGCGGCCATGGCGGGCGCGGGCATGGTGTCGGCCATGCCCGCGCTCATGATCGTCACGGGGCAGCGCCTGTCGCTCCTCCAGATCACCGCGTGGCTCGTCTCCGCCGCCCTGCTCGGGTTGCTCTTCGCGATCCCGCTGAAGCGGCAGATGATCAACCGTGAAAACCTGAAGTTTCCGTCGGGTGTCGCCGCAGCGCAGATGACCCTCGCGCTGCACGGCGAAGGCGAAGGCGGGACGAAAAAAGCCGTGGCCTTGATGGTGGCGGCCGGGATCGGGGCGACGCTCGTGTTCACGCGCGGGGTGCTCGGCTTCGTGCCGGATACCGTGCCGTTCGCCTTCGCGAGCCTCGGGGCCTTGGGTTTGGCGCGGCTCACGCTGGGGCTCGACATGTCGCTCATGACGCTCGGCTCGGGCGCGCTCGTCGGGCTGCGGACGGCGGCGTGGATGGCCGTCGGCGCGACGCTCTGCTGGGCCGGCGTCGTCCCCTGGGCCGTCGGGCGAGGCTTCGTGACGCCCACGCCCGCCGCGCCGAACCTCTACGGCGACGCGGTGGGATATTGCGTTTGGCCGGGCGTAGCGATGCTCGTGGTGGGGGGGCTCGTGTCGTTCGCGCTGAAGGGCGGCTCGATCGTGACGGCGATGCGATCGATCGGCTCGATCGGGGCGAAGGCGCCCGGCGAGGCCGACCCGAGGGACGTGGAGGTGCCCTCGCGCTGGCTCGGCTGGGGCCTCGCCGCGGCGGCGATCCTGGCCATCACGACGCAATGGTTCGTGCTCGGGATGCACCCGGCGACGACGCTCTTCGCGATCGTGCTCGCGGGCGCGCTCGCGCTCGTGGGCACGAGGACGCTCGGCGAGACGGACGTGAACCCGCTCGGCCCCATGGCGATGGTCTCGCAGCTCCTCTTCGCGGTGCTCGCGCCGGGACAAACACACGTGAGCCTGATGGCCGCCGGCCTGACGAACGCGGGGGCCAATAGCTGCGGCGACATGATGCAGGACCTGAAGACGGGCCGGATCCTCGGCGCTTCTCCGCAAAAGCAGCTCTTCGCGCAGCTCTTCGGGATCACGGTGGGCGGGCTCGTGACGGCGCTCGTCTTCCTGACGGCGTTCCCGCTCGAGCTGCTCGGCACGAAATACCCCGCGCCCGGGGTGCAGATGTTCAAAGGGACGGCGGAGCTGCTCGCGCGAGGCTTCGCCGGCCTGCCCCCGCACGCGGCCCTCGCCATGGCGATCGCGGCCGCGCTCGCCGCGGTCTGCACGCTCGCGAGCGAGCTCGGGCCGAAGCGCCTCGCCGCCTGGGTGCCCTCCTCGATGGGGCTCGGGCTCTCGTTCATCCTGCCGGCGTCGACGAGTTATACGCTCTTCCTCGGCGCCGCGATCGGGGCGATCGTGGCCCGCTTTTTCCCCAGGAAGGACGCGCTTTACACGACGGCGACGGCCTCGGGGCTCGTCGCCGGGGAGAGCGTGATGGGCGTTGCCGTGGCGATCTGGGCGGCGGGGCGAATCTGA
- a CDS encoding serine/threonine-protein kinase — MVTDVPLSLGVFTAARRIGRGGSGEAWLGQHRPSGADVVLKIPHAPAGGEAAAFRRIQAEAAIASEVTGPHVLGVLDFGRVTPAESAASRTRLLAGQPYLVLPYASLGSLAGYVGRLPFEATRVVLLDVLRGLSTLHAREVVHRDIKPANVLLFLPEGPLSIRAVVADLGFALVPRRTEPLGARGGTPGYMAPEQHTGRLRDLGPWTDLYAVGLLAAELVAAPERPPAFDAWIAALTAEEPRERPRSAAEAAHWLGVMGGAPSLVASPAERRALAEGIAAARAAAAPREVDAGALATTAPFAEVLDVAPAGEAPGGAGRAARGARPVFVPSLVFLDEPLPPPLPPGLGAGVCALRRPPLVGQQDLRAALWEALTEACRARAPRGVIVTGPVGAGRSRLAGWLAESAHERLGARTIHVEGRDGDGLGALWERAFAGLSPRGGARVAPTTEERRAALLAWLAALAADALAVVVVIDDAEADPEAVALAADALDTPDGRLGPVMFVLAQRPEARAPAAAALAALGARPRVRACPVPPLTDAETERLLASFIGSDERTRQRIAARAEGSPLFACQLVRDWVQRGLLVPAARGLALAGPEPPIPDSLVALFQDELSAVLAARDETFGRAVALAVLLGGDDGRGCFSRACALAGVSPPPDLAEVLLDAGLAVRAPGGFLLSHAIVCEVVERRLEGDPQLAALHLACAEARFGARGACRMRPRAALAAARHFERAGEPERAIEALQATSFVDQGAADAAAMLDLLDGLVSRLAARPRALPALWALAARAHYQRGDSAQAEAAARRALAADLPSDDPRARFDALLALGAAATSRGAIDEALALADELEALAARLGDPTDALLAAMQRGRAEFVGCRPAACLATVDATLARSEGADPRVIARARTVAADAALLAGLLDDAARRCEQVLVDLGEGAAGHLAAHVLVTLADVEVRRGRFDAAIQWSRKAAAAAHHRAPVVGYARGNAAYAMLRAGRVGEARAEAEAALADLPEGQRHRLWFFLTGLLLPSLAAEDDLALFDARFEAFEAFSRTTQVSLVECAEALRMALWTLEARGEASRAAAARALADELFRRLGRAGEARLPSC; from the coding sequence ATGGTGACCGACGTTCCCCTGTCGCTGGGTGTCTTCACGGCCGCGCGCCGGATCGGGCGGGGCGGCAGCGGCGAAGCGTGGCTCGGGCAGCACAGGCCCTCGGGCGCGGACGTGGTGCTCAAGATCCCGCACGCGCCCGCCGGGGGCGAAGCCGCGGCCTTCCGGCGCATCCAGGCCGAGGCGGCCATCGCCTCCGAGGTCACGGGCCCCCACGTGCTCGGCGTGCTCGACTTCGGGCGCGTCACGCCCGCCGAGTCCGCGGCCTCGCGCACGCGCCTGCTCGCGGGACAACCCTACCTGGTCCTGCCCTACGCCTCGCTCGGCTCGCTCGCGGGGTACGTCGGGCGCTTGCCGTTCGAGGCCACGCGCGTGGTGCTGCTCGACGTCCTGCGTGGGCTCTCGACCCTGCACGCGCGCGAGGTCGTCCACCGCGACATCAAGCCCGCCAACGTGCTGCTGTTCCTCCCCGAGGGCCCGCTCTCCATCCGCGCCGTCGTCGCGGATCTCGGGTTCGCCCTCGTCCCGCGGAGGACCGAGCCGCTCGGCGCGCGGGGCGGCACGCCCGGCTACATGGCTCCGGAGCAACACACGGGCCGCCTGCGCGACCTCGGTCCGTGGACGGACCTGTACGCCGTGGGGTTGCTCGCCGCGGAGCTCGTCGCGGCGCCCGAGAGGCCACCCGCGTTCGACGCGTGGATCGCGGCGCTCACGGCGGAGGAGCCCCGCGAGAGGCCCCGGTCGGCCGCGGAGGCGGCGCACTGGCTCGGGGTGATGGGCGGCGCGCCTTCGCTCGTCGCGTCTCCGGCGGAGCGGCGCGCGCTCGCCGAGGGGATCGCCGCCGCGCGCGCGGCCGCGGCGCCACGCGAGGTGGACGCGGGCGCGCTCGCGACGACCGCCCCCTTCGCCGAGGTGCTCGACGTGGCTCCGGCGGGCGAGGCGCCGGGCGGCGCGGGGCGGGCAGCGCGGGGCGCGCGGCCCGTGTTCGTCCCGTCGCTCGTGTTCCTGGACGAACCCCTCCCGCCGCCGCTGCCGCCGGGCCTCGGCGCGGGCGTGTGTGCGCTCCGCCGTCCGCCGCTCGTGGGGCAACAGGACCTGCGCGCGGCCCTCTGGGAGGCGCTCACCGAGGCGTGCCGCGCCCGCGCGCCCCGCGGGGTGATCGTGACCGGGCCCGTGGGCGCCGGCAGGAGCCGGCTCGCCGGCTGGCTCGCCGAGTCCGCGCACGAGCGGCTCGGTGCCCGGACGATCCACGTCGAGGGCCGCGACGGGGACGGGCTCGGCGCGCTCTGGGAGCGTGCCTTCGCCGGCCTCTCGCCCCGTGGTGGTGCGCGGGTCGCGCCCACCACCGAGGAGCGGCGCGCGGCGCTGCTCGCGTGGCTCGCCGCGCTCGCCGCGGACGCGCTCGCCGTGGTGGTCGTGATCGACGACGCCGAGGCCGACCCCGAAGCCGTGGCGCTCGCCGCGGACGCCCTCGACACCCCGGACGGTCGCCTCGGCCCCGTGATGTTCGTCCTCGCCCAGCGGCCCGAGGCGCGCGCGCCGGCCGCCGCGGCGCTCGCCGCGCTCGGCGCGCGGCCTCGGGTTCGTGCCTGCCCCGTGCCGCCTCTGACGGACGCCGAGACCGAGCGCCTGCTCGCCAGCTTCATCGGCTCGGACGAGCGCACGCGCCAGCGTATCGCCGCGCGCGCCGAGGGCAGCCCCCTCTTCGCCTGCCAGCTCGTGCGGGACTGGGTGCAACGAGGTTTGCTCGTCCCGGCCGCGCGTGGCCTCGCGCTCGCCGGCCCGGAGCCGCCGATCCCCGACTCGCTCGTCGCCCTCTTCCAGGACGAGCTCTCCGCCGTGCTCGCCGCGCGTGACGAGACCTTCGGCCGCGCCGTCGCCCTCGCCGTCCTGCTCGGCGGCGACGATGGCCGCGGCTGCTTCTCCCGGGCTTGCGCGCTCGCCGGCGTCTCGCCCCCGCCCGACCTCGCCGAGGTGCTGCTCGACGCCGGCCTCGCCGTCCGCGCCCCGGGGGGCTTCCTGCTCTCGCACGCCATCGTCTGCGAGGTCGTCGAGCGGCGGCTCGAGGGCGACCCGCAGCTCGCGGCGCTCCACCTCGCGTGCGCCGAGGCGCGGTTCGGCGCGCGGGGAGCCTGCCGGATGCGGCCTCGCGCGGCGCTCGCGGCGGCGCGCCACTTCGAGCGCGCGGGGGAGCCCGAGCGCGCGATCGAGGCGCTGCAGGCGACCTCGTTCGTGGACCAGGGCGCCGCCGACGCGGCCGCGATGCTCGACCTCCTCGACGGGCTCGTGTCGCGGCTCGCCGCGCGGCCTCGGGCCCTGCCTGCCTTGTGGGCGCTCGCGGCCCGCGCGCATTACCAGCGCGGCGACAGCGCGCAGGCGGAGGCCGCGGCGCGCCGCGCCCTCGCGGCGGACCTCCCGAGCGACGATCCGCGCGCCCGCTTCGACGCCCTGCTCGCCCTCGGCGCGGCGGCCACGAGCCGCGGCGCCATCGACGAGGCGCTCGCGCTCGCCGACGAGCTCGAGGCGCTCGCCGCGCGCCTCGGGGATCCCACGGACGCGCTGCTCGCCGCGATGCAACGCGGGCGGGCCGAGTTCGTCGGCTGCCGCCCGGCCGCGTGCCTCGCCACGGTCGACGCCACCCTCGCGCGGAGCGAGGGCGCCGATCCACGCGTCATCGCCCGCGCGCGCACCGTGGCTGCGGACGCGGCCTTGCTCGCGGGCCTGCTCGACGATGCGGCGCGGCGCTGCGAGCAGGTCCTCGTGGACCTCGGCGAAGGCGCGGCCGGCCACCTCGCGGCGCACGTGCTGGTCACGCTCGCCGACGTCGAGGTGCGCCGGGGCCGCTTCGACGCGGCCATCCAGTGGAGCCGCAAGGCTGCGGCGGCGGCCCATCACCGCGCGCCCGTCGTGGGGTATGCGCGGGGCAACGCGGCGTATGCGATGCTGCGCGCCGGGCGCGTCGGGGAGGCGCGGGCCGAGGCCGAAGCGGCCCTCGCCGACTTGCCCGAAGGGCAGCGGCACCGGCTCTGGTTTTTCCTCACGGGCCTCTTGCTCCCGTCGCTCGCCGCGGAGGACGACCTCGCCCTCTTCGACGCGCGCTTCGAGGCGTTCGAGGCTTTCTCCCGGACCACGCAGGTCTCGCTCGTCGAGTGCGCGGAGGCCTTGCGGATGGCCTTGTGGACGCTCGAAGCGCGGGGTGAGGCCTCGCGCGCCGCCGCGGCCCGCGCGCTCGCCGACGAGCTCTTTCGTCGTCTCGGCCGCGCGGGAGAGGCTAGACTGCCTTCATGCTGA
- a CDS encoding SMP-30/gluconolactonase/LRE family protein, which translates to MLKRAISLGLITTTFLLAACGDGGSNTTGAGASGGGAAGGTGGMGGAGGAGGAGGMGGGAGGTGGEGGMMEVDPLVGIGTVEEIQAGFMFTEGPQWIPSTNTLLFTDIPANRIYAHSPGGGVITVFREPSANTNGLGLDPSGLLVACEHSGRRVSRTLADGTIETIADLYENKKLNSPNDVIVHSNGTVYFTDPPYGLPDPGQSELGFFGVFRVTPGGEVTLVADDMQRPNGIALSPDEKSLYVADTQTGELRTWPVNDDGSLGAGSTLVTTGPGPDGMAVDEKGNLFVTTKNGVEVYSAAGKLYGAIAVPQQPSNCAFGGEDKKTLYITARTGLYRVTLANPGLY; encoded by the coding sequence ATGCTGAAACGCGCGATTTCCTTGGGCTTGATCACCACGACCTTCCTCCTCGCCGCCTGCGGCGACGGCGGTTCGAACACGACCGGCGCGGGCGCCAGCGGCGGCGGCGCTGCGGGCGGCACCGGCGGCATGGGCGGCGCCGGCGGCGCGGGCGGCGCCGGGGGGATGGGCGGCGGCGCCGGCGGCACGGGCGGCGAGGGGGGCATGATGGAGGTCGATCCCCTCGTCGGCATCGGGACCGTCGAGGAGATCCAGGCTGGGTTCATGTTCACCGAGGGCCCGCAATGGATCCCCTCCACGAACACGCTGCTCTTCACGGACATCCCTGCGAACCGCATCTACGCGCACTCCCCCGGCGGCGGCGTCATCACCGTCTTCCGCGAGCCCAGCGCCAACACGAATGGCCTCGGCCTCGACCCGAGCGGCCTGCTCGTCGCCTGCGAGCACAGCGGCCGGCGCGTCTCGCGTACGCTCGCGGACGGCACGATCGAGACCATCGCCGACCTGTACGAGAACAAGAAGCTGAACAGCCCGAACGACGTCATCGTGCATTCGAATGGCACGGTCTATTTCACCGATCCCCCCTACGGCCTGCCCGACCCCGGCCAGAGCGAGCTCGGCTTCTTCGGCGTCTTCCGCGTCACGCCCGGCGGCGAGGTCACGCTCGTCGCCGACGACATGCAGCGCCCGAACGGCATTGCCCTCTCGCCCGACGAGAAATCCCTCTACGTCGCCGATACCCAGACCGGCGAGCTCCGGACCTGGCCGGTGAACGACGACGGCTCGCTCGGCGCCGGGAGCACGCTCGTCACGACGGGCCCCGGCCCCGACGGAATGGCCGTCGACGAGAAGGGCAACCTCTTCGTCACCACGAAGAACGGCGTCGAGGTGTACAGCGCCGCCGGCAAGCTCTACGGCGCCATCGCCGTCCCGCAGCAGCCCTCGAACTGCGCGTTCGGCGGCGAGGACAAGAAGACGCTCTACATCACGGCCCGCACCGGCCTCTATCGCGTCACGCTCGCGAACCCCGGCCTCTACTGA